GTTTTCCATAAAGGTGACCGAAGGCATAGCACACTGATTTGAGAAAGCCGAAAATATAGTCGTGATTTCCACGCATACTGGGTAGGTCATTGAACGAGCCCATACCTCCGTATGCCCGAAGGTGGTGGGAAACCTCCCGCCGCTGGGTCCAGTCCTCAATATCCCGCTCCAGCCAGCCGATCCAGTTTTTGAATTCCGGGTGGTCTGTCTGTAAAATCGACCGCAGACAGATCAGAGCCTCCGTATAAATATCGGTCTGTTTCATAGGCCATCGCCCCCCAAAATACCTCCATAGAGAACACCGTTTTTCCCGAGGAACAGCATCTGGCTGCGAAGTAGGCTGCACTGCTCCACAGCGACCTTGTTTCCGTCACAGGTGGGAATAGCCTCCTGTTTTTGCCCAAGACGATCACCATGAGCAGTAAGGAAGTAGAATTTGTCCCGTTGCTGGTATCCGCCTTGAAACAGGAAGGTATTGCCGGACGGGGCAACAGAAAAAGCTCCGCTTCCTTCGATTGGCAGTTCAAACACAAAGTCCTCTTTGAAGTTCGTCCGCACCAGCCGGAATTCATCGTAATAATAAAACCACAGGTTTTCTTCTTCGTCCAGGCTGATGGCGTAGCAGTCATAGATGGAATACTTCTCATTCTTCCAGAGAGGAGTTCCATCCGATGTCCATGCAATCAGGCCGCAATCACCCAGAGGTTCATCCCAACCGTAATTACCAAATACACCTTCATCAAAGTAGCTGGTAATGATGGTGCCATCTTTTTTTACCACGCAGTCTTGAATGCCATCCCCCAGGCAGAAACGGGACAGCACAGCTCCGTCCCGGCTGACGATCCAGGCGTTCTGGTCGGGGCCGTTTTCCCGATAGGCGCATCTTGCTCCCAGCAGGAGGAAGTGTTCACCTGCAGGCCGCAAATAATGGAACTGGAACTTCAAGAGACCAAGAGGAAACAGCGTCGTTTCCAGCACCCGCTGTTCCGCCCAATCCAACTGGATTTCCACCGCGGTATAGGTGGAAGGAATGCTGAGCCAGTCCTTACCCTGTGTTTCGGAGGGCTGTTCCATGAGAAGATAGACTTTTCCATCCCTTGCCGTGAAAAAGTCTGTTACTTCTGTGCCCTCCAGATGGTTTTCCCGGCGCAGCTGGTCCAGGTCAATGATGGAGAACAACGGCAGATTTTTTGCTTTTAAGGATTTGTTCATTGGGACTCCTCCTGGTTACTTTAACGCTCCATCATAGGTGTGAGTTTCCCAGATGGACTCAAATTCTGCTTTCTCTATTACACAGGCGTGGAACTCCTCACCCCAGACATGGGCGTTCAACTCATCCACGGTGGGGATCGGTGTAATCTCGATGGCGCCGTCGTAAAGGTCAGGGATGTTGCGGGTGCGGCCATCTGCAAAGATGTCGATGGAGCGGAGGACCAGCCACTCATTTTCGGTATCCACTTCATAGAGGATGACCGCTGGCTCTCCATCCGGTGCGCCCTCCCAAAAGAGTTTGATGTACTCGATCATTCCATTTCCCTCATTTGAACCAATGCCACCCCGTCATGGTGCCGGTTACCTCATCTATCTGTACCGCAATATCATAATTGCCGCGACAGCCCAGCAAAGCTGTAGGATGGTCGTTTTCCAGAATCAAATCATAAAACTCAACCGCTATGTCTTGGAATTCCTTCGGAATCTCCAGTGCAGAGAAGAAATCCACTGATTGAGCATTTTGGAAAAATTCAATGGCCGTTTTACTGCATTTTACTATAATCCCTGTTTGAGTGGTCAACTCTTTCATGCTTTCGCAGCCTCGCTCATGTTCAGATACATCCCCATCGTTTTTTCATTGTCACAGGCCGCCCGGATCATTTTGGACAGTAGCATCAAATCGTCGATGTATTGGGAGTACACGCAGAACACATCCTCGTCGGAATCAAAGTGAAACAGATCCACGCCGCTGTTATTTTCCTCGAACTCCTGGATCACGCCCCGGACAAGCCGCTCCCAATCCGCGCTGCTGCCTGTCAGTCCCAGCCGTCGGAATTTCTCTGTCCGGAATCCGTCGCTGATCTTTAGCAGAAGGGAGATCGCATAGGGGTGGTGGGGAATGAGAAAGAATGGCGCGATCTGCTCTGGTTTTACCCAGATTTTGAAGGGCGGGCGCGGATCAGGTATCCAGGGCAAGATTTCCCATTCGTCATCCCGACGATTTCCGTATTGGCAAAAGTCTTTCATGGCTTTGCCTCCTGTTTGAGTCTCTTTCTGCATTTCTCAATGTGGGCCTGTTTGGTGGCTATGATCTCCAGCACCTTCTCTGGCTTTATCCGCAGCAGAAGCGCAATCTTCTCAACAGGCATCCCGTCCGCTGCCAGCATACAGAGAATTTCCTTCTGTGCGGAGGCTTTTCCAGCAGCAAAACCAGTATCATAGTCGTGAGACAGCAGGGCAAAGAATTGCTCCGGTGTCAGAGTGGAAATCAGTTCCTGCTCCCCGTGATAGATCCTGCTGCGGAGCATTTCCAGTTCATAAAGTTTCATTTCTGCCATGCTGTACTCCAATCGTCAAATCGGTCTATGTAATCCTCCCCATAGCCCATGCGCCAGCCAATGGAGTATCGCTCGATCTCCCGGTGGGCCAGCCAAGGGGCGGCATGATTTTCTTATCTTGTAGTGCCATATTGTTTTCCTCATTTTTCTTTCAGGCTTCGCATCCGTTTCATGATCTGCTCCTGTTTTTTCGCGGTTTTACGCTACCTGCTCAAAAATCCCGCAGCTGTTCAAACTGCTCCAGCAGGGCATCTTTCTGGAGTGCATCGCCTGGCAGGGCATCCAGGATCCCCCGCAGAGCCATGTAAATTTCATCCCGTTCCTCGGTTTCGATAAAGCCCATCTTGTTGAAGGTCTGAGTGTAGGCTGCCACCGCCTCAAGTGCCTGGGCTTGGGCGTCCTCGCCCGGCTCAGCGGCCAGCTTCATCAGCTGGGAACGGGTCTTGCGGTATTGATTGGCTGCCTTTTTCGCAGCGGCGGCAGGGATATGCTCCGCACCGTCCCAGCCCCGGAAGGGATTGTCCAGGTTTTGCGCCAGCCACTCCGGTTTCCGGGCCTTAGTGATCCGCAGATCCATTCCCGGCTTGCTTTTCCAGAGCTGCTTTGCCGCTTTTGCCGCCGTCTCCGGCAGGCTGGTCATCCAGAACCAGCGAAGCTCCGGCACCTGCTCCGGGGTGGGGATGTCAGCTGCGCCGAAGCCGAACAGGTCGAAGGTGGAGAGGTTCGTCAGTTCCCGGAACCCTCCCACGGCGGAGAAGTTCCCCAGGTTTCCCGGCGCGCCCCAGAGCCGCAGTTCCTTCAGGTGGGGATGGACAGCAGCCAGCCCGGTCAGATCAAAGTCCTTCAGCTCGATGCCATGCAGCCCCCGTAAGTTCGGCAGTTCCGTGTGCGGGCAGTATTCCCCGATAAATTGGAGGGTCAAGCCGCTGCCATCTTCGGGGCATGGATGGTACAGGCGTCCGGCCCCTTGTTCTGAAACAGGAGCAGCTCCGTTCCCTCACACAGCCACAGCTCCTCCAGCCCGGTCATGTCCAGCATCAGCTTTCTGATGCTGGTGCCTCGCAGATCAAGTGTCCTCTGACCGTGGTTCAGCAGGGTCAGCTCACTGATAAAGGGATTCCCCCTCAGAAACTCCAGCAGATCCGGGTGCCACCGCTGGCAGATGAGTTCGGAGAGGCAAGGCAGCGCCTTTAGTTCCAGCGCCGAATTGAATGGCGCGTACTGATCCATCACCCGATGACTGCTGACCTTCACCGGGATACCGCCGATCTCCGTTTGCTCATCGCTCTCCATGGCCTCCTTGAAGGCCCGCCGCCGCTCCTCCGGGATGGCCTGCCACCGGATCTGGAGATACACATCATGGCCGTCACTCCAGCCTCCGTAGGAGCAGCAGGGCTGGTCGGTGAAGGGCGGCAGAGTCCCCACCAGCGTGTACTGGGGCGGGACCTCCACCGGCACCCGCAGCAGATGAAGGTCACGGGACCAGTACATGAAGTCCTTGTAGAGCGGGCGGAGCTGGGGCAGTTCCTCCGCCGTCAGAGGGGCGTCACCCACCCAGTCCAGGGAGAGGACCACCGCCCAGGGCTGCTTGCTCACCGAGTCCGGCGGCGCAATATAGGCCACCTGGCAGGCGGTGTAGCGTTTCAGATATTGGTTGTAGACTGTATAGACCTCTCCGGCGGTGGCTTTCATGGCACCACGCTCCTCTCATCAGTTCTTTTCCAGATAGAATCCCCATATGCAGTTGGAGAATTCTCCAGCGGCAAAGCGGTGGATCTGCCCGTCAATCTCCACCTGCCAGACCTCGAAGGTATGGTCTTGGTGATAGATCGGGTCTTTGACTTTTACTCGCTTGCCGGTGGTTTGCCAGTCGTAGTCAAAGATGTTCACACCGAACAATTTGCATTGACCGTCCGGACCAAAGGTTTTATATTCCAAAGCCATGTGATGCCTCACAATTCCGAGCGCTGCCAGCCGTTCAGCCGCTCCTGCACCGCGTCGATCATCCAGCCCTCGCCCACACGCTTCATGAGGAAGCGGCGGTCAAAGCCGGTATTTTTCTCTCTGGTGTAGATGCAGAGCTTGTTCTTGGTGATCTGCTCCGCGTCAAGGAATTCTTCCCCTTTGTAGGTACCCTGGGCACTGTATGAGAGGCCCAGAGGCCGGTAGCCCGGGCGGGGCTTTTCGCTCACATACTTTTCCCAGATTGCCAGCAGGCGGGGCACAGCCTGGGCATCTTCAAATCCAGCCTGCTCCATATACTGCTCCCACTCCGTCATCTCAGCAAAGAAAGCGGACAGCACCCTGCGGCATTCTTCCACCGCCTGCTTATCCAGCTGGACGGGATTTTTGGCCTTTTCCCGCTGGAGCTGGGAGAAGTGTTCCATCTGCTCCTTGGTGAATTGCATATGGGCCACCGGCTCGATGCGGTTGTTGCCAGCGATGGCCAGCAGGCCCTCATAGGTAACGGCGGTATGGTCGATCTGGATGTGGGAGAGCTTGGGGATGGAGGCCGCCTGGAGCAGACCGGCATCATCCAGCCCGGTGCGGTTGAGGGTGAGAAGGTCCAGCTTGCAGCCTTGCAAGGCGGGCAGGCCGCTGCCGTGGATGGCGGCGTTGCCGTCCAACAAAAGATAGCGCAGTTTGGGCATAGCGGAGAAAACAGGGAAACAGGCGTCGGTGAGGGCGCCGTCCTCCACGCCGAAATTGACCATGCTTTTGTGACCAGCAAAGGGGGCAAGCAGTTCATCGGTCACAGGACAGCCTTTTACATGAAAGCCAACCAGGGTGTACCTGGCCAGCCGCTCCATGATCTCTGCGGTCAGCTCCGGGGTCTCAAATTTCTTTTCCCTATCCAGGGTCAGGACGCCGTTTTCCCAGTCCGCCGTCCGCGCCCGTTTTGGCCATTCCATTACTGTTTTCCTCCTTACGCCTGCTCCTTGTAGCTGGCTTCAATGTCAATGAAGCGCACATACACGGCGCAGACTTCGCCCTTTGCATCATAGCCGAAGTAGACGGGATAGTAACCGTCACCCCAGCCAGAGGAGAAGATGGGCAGGTTGCAGTCCGTGTCCGGCACGGTCCAGTTGAGCCAGTCGCCGCAGTCCCCCTGATATTTGGGGTGGGCTTGGGCGTTTTCCTCCAGTAAGTCGCAGAACAGGTCGTTGTAGGGGTCGATGTCCGGGTCCTCCTCCAGCCGCTTGGCCCAGTATGTTTTGAAAGCCGCCTGGGTCTGGATGTCTGCAATACACCCCATTCCGGCATCTACGCCGAAACCGAAGTAGTCATCATCTCCCAGTGCCGCGTCCAGATTCTCGTTGCCCACCATGCCCAGTTCATAGCGGACAGGCTTTTCCCGGCTGACCTCCACCTTGACGCAGGCGTAGCGGTCGCCGTATTTTTCACTGGGCACCACGCAGATCTTTACCGGGTAAGTCCCGGCGGGGATCGTTTGAAGGAACGGCAGAGTGTCCTCCAGCTCCACCAGCGGATCACAGGCGAAGATTTGCCCGGTGGGGAAATGGACGGTGCCGATGTCCAGCACATCCACCGCCATATTCCCAATCACTTTTTCTGTAAAATGGGCCTCCAAGTCAACTTTGCAGGTCAGTTTATCCTTGATGGATTCGTATTTGTTCAGCCATTCGGTCGTAGGCATATCAGTTTCCTCCTGTTGATTCTGCTTCTTGATGTACACACTCTTTGAGCCGTCCCAGTAGCAGTTCACACACCGGCCATCCTGAAAATGATGGTCACAATTCGGGTAGCCGTAGAGAATATGGGCACATTCCGGGCACAGCCCCATCATCTGTGAGGAGCCTTTGAAAAACAGGCTGCCGCACTCATCACAAAGGGCCAGTTCTTTTTCTGCCATAGGGCTCACCAGTCCCGTTCCCGGATGGCCTCCTCAGTGTCAATGGGGATGCCAAACCACTCCAGAATGTAGGCCACGGTTGCCGCAATACATTCCCGCGCCACCGTTTCGATCTCGCTGTCGTTCTCGTCAAATTCCTCCTGAAGATCGTTGATGCCGCAGACCGCCTCGTCCAGCGTTTCCTGCACCGCATCGGTGTCGGTTTCGCCGCTCTCCAACAGGTCGATGACCTTCTGAAGCTCGTCCTTTACCTTGTTCACCAGAAAAGCAGGATAGTAATCGTCCTGATACATTTC
This DNA window, taken from Dysosmobacter welbionis, encodes the following:
- a CDS encoding DUF6881 domain-containing protein, encoding MIEYIKLFWEGAPDGEPAVILYEVDTENEWLVLRSIDIFADGRTRNIPDLYDGAIEITPIPTVDELNAHVWGEEFHACVIEKAEFESIWETHTYDGALK
- a CDS encoding Imm51 family immunity protein, yielding MKDFCQYGNRRDDEWEILPWIPDPRPPFKIWVKPEQIAPFFLIPHHPYAISLLLKISDGFRTEKFRRLGLTGSSADWERLVRGVIQEFEENNSGVDLFHFDSDEDVFCVYSQYIDDLMLLSKMIRAACDNEKTMGMYLNMSEAAKA
- a CDS encoding NTF2 fold immunity protein, translated to MEWPKRARTADWENGVLTLDREKKFETPELTAEIMERLARYTLVGFHVKGCPVTDELLAPFAGHKSMVNFGVEDGALTDACFPVFSAMPKLRYLLLDGNAAIHGSGLPALQGCKLDLLTLNRTGLDDAGLLQAASIPKLSHIQIDHTAVTYEGLLAIAGNNRIEPVAHMQFTKEQMEHFSQLQREKAKNPVQLDKQAVEECRRVLSAFFAEMTEWEQYMEQAGFEDAQAVPRLLAIWEKYVSEKPRPGYRPLGLSYSAQGTYKGEEFLDAEQITKNKLCIYTREKNTGFDRRFLMKRVGEGWMIDAVQERLNGWQRSEL
- a CDS encoding DUF4241 domain-containing protein, coding for MAEKELALCDECGSLFFKGSSQMMGLCPECAHILYGYPNCDHHFQDGRCVNCYWDGSKSVYIKKQNQQEETDMPTTEWLNKYESIKDKLTCKVDLEAHFTEKVIGNMAVDVLDIGTVHFPTGQIFACDPLVELEDTLPFLQTIPAGTYPVKICVVPSEKYGDRYACVKVEVSREKPVRYELGMVGNENLDAALGDDDYFGFGVDAGMGCIADIQTQAAFKTYWAKRLEEDPDIDPYNDLFCDLLEENAQAHPKYQGDCGDWLNWTVPDTDCNLPIFSSGWGDGYYPVYFGYDAKGEVCAVYVRFIDIEASYKEQA
- a CDS encoding DUF6966 domain-containing protein → MKQTDIYTEALICLRSILQTDHPEFKNWIGWLERDIEDWTQRREVSHHLRAYGGMGSFNDLPSMRGNHDYIFGFLKSVCYAFGHLYGKQEGISPEALMEECLHDVEQAAYHPHKELNRAIAQHLMQGDLQENLDAL
- a CDS encoding DUF5713 family protein gives rise to the protein MKAFDPNYKLLDEMYQDDYYPAFLVNKVKDELQKVIDLLESGETDTDAVQETLDEAVCGINDLQEEFDENDSEIETVARECIAATVAYILEWFGIPIDTEEAIRERDW